A genome region from Streptomyces xanthophaeus includes the following:
- a CDS encoding right-handed parallel beta-helix repeat-containing protein — MVQGTVQVTHGGTSRWRRRSGEYPTLTAALAAAGDGDVLTIAPGTYRENLVLDRAVTLRGPEAGAGSVRIAPLDGVALTVRASAVVQDLYLEGQDRAAPALLVEEGCPELTDLRVSTHSAAGIEVRGSGARPLVRRCTVENPAGVGIAVLDGGGGVFEECEVVAAGQNGVSVRGGGRPRLERCRIHHATGAGIGVTGEGSGLEALGCEVYEIKGAGVQIAARATARLTDCSVHRTSADGVTLDTDAVLTLTGCDIHDIPENAVDLRSRSVLTLSRTTVRRFGRNGLSVWDPGTRVDAESCEIHDSTGDYPAVWISDGATVSLDSCRVHDVPDALFVLDRGSRVDVVDSDLSQVRNTAVSVSDGATAQLDDCRIREAATGAWFRDHGSGGTLSGCTIDAVQTGVIVTKGADPTLERCTVTSPAEAGFYVSAGGRGTFTACRVTGSSGFGFHVMDGCRTTLTRCHTERCARGGYEVPEDGPIAEECTGDESGARLADRAAPGGAPAGARAGIRTATGTQSPVAQPARTPAPSVPRPADGAEGGPAAAAPDSGEMLGRLDALVGLDSVKREVRALTDMIEVGRRRQLAGLKAASVRRHLVFTGSPGTGKTTVARLYGEILASLGVLERGHLVEVSRVDLVGEHIGSTAIRTQEAFDRARGGVLFIDEAYALAPEDSGRDFGREAIDTLVKLMEDHRDAVVVIVAGYTAEMERFLTVNPGVASRFSRTITFGDYGPGELLRIVEQQAEEHEYRLGDGTSQALLAYFTELPKGPAFGNGRTARQTFESMVERHAGRVAQLAEPSTDELTLLFPADLPALPVQPAPC, encoded by the coding sequence ATGGTTCAGGGCACGGTCCAGGTGACGCACGGCGGGACTTCGCGGTGGCGGCGCCGCTCCGGTGAGTATCCGACGCTGACCGCCGCGCTCGCCGCCGCGGGCGACGGGGACGTGCTGACGATCGCTCCCGGCACCTACCGCGAGAACCTGGTGCTGGACCGTGCCGTCACCCTGCGCGGGCCCGAGGCCGGGGCGGGGTCGGTGCGGATCGCCCCGCTCGACGGGGTCGCGCTGACCGTGCGCGCCTCGGCCGTGGTCCAGGACCTTTATCTGGAGGGCCAGGACCGGGCGGCGCCCGCGCTGCTGGTGGAGGAAGGCTGCCCCGAGCTCACCGATCTGCGGGTGAGCACCCACTCCGCCGCCGGCATCGAGGTACGCGGCTCCGGAGCCCGGCCCCTGGTACGGCGGTGCACGGTGGAGAATCCGGCCGGCGTCGGCATCGCCGTACTGGACGGTGGCGGCGGGGTGTTCGAGGAGTGCGAGGTCGTGGCCGCCGGGCAGAACGGCGTCTCGGTGCGCGGTGGCGGCCGGCCCCGGCTGGAACGCTGCAGGATCCACCACGCCACGGGCGCGGGCATCGGGGTCACCGGCGAGGGCTCGGGGCTGGAGGCGCTGGGCTGCGAGGTGTACGAGATCAAGGGCGCCGGGGTGCAGATCGCCGCGCGCGCCACGGCCCGGCTCACCGACTGCTCGGTGCACCGCACCTCGGCCGACGGGGTCACGCTCGACACCGACGCGGTGCTCACCCTGACCGGCTGCGACATCCACGACATCCCGGAGAACGCGGTCGATCTGCGGTCCCGTTCGGTGCTCACCCTCAGCCGCACCACCGTGCGCCGGTTCGGCCGCAACGGCCTGTCCGTGTGGGACCCGGGCACCCGGGTGGATGCCGAGTCCTGCGAGATCCACGACAGTACGGGTGACTATCCGGCGGTGTGGATCAGTGACGGGGCAACCGTCTCCCTCGACTCCTGCCGGGTGCACGACGTGCCGGACGCGCTGTTCGTGCTCGACCGCGGATCGCGCGTCGACGTGGTCGACAGCGATCTGTCCCAGGTGCGCAACACCGCCGTCTCCGTGAGTGACGGGGCCACGGCACAGCTCGACGACTGCCGGATCCGCGAGGCGGCGACCGGGGCCTGGTTCCGCGACCACGGCAGCGGCGGCACGCTCTCCGGCTGCACGATCGACGCCGTTCAGACCGGTGTGATCGTCACCAAGGGCGCCGACCCCACGCTGGAGCGGTGCACGGTCACCTCCCCCGCCGAGGCCGGTTTCTACGTGTCGGCCGGTGGCCGGGGCACCTTCACGGCCTGCCGGGTGACGGGCAGTTCCGGCTTCGGCTTCCACGTCATGGACGGCTGCCGCACCACGCTGACGCGCTGCCACACCGAGCGCTGTGCCCGCGGGGGCTACGAGGTCCCCGAGGACGGGCCGATCGCCGAGGAGTGCACCGGCGACGAGTCCGGCGCCCGTCTCGCCGACCGGGCCGCTCCCGGCGGCGCGCCCGCCGGGGCGCGGGCGGGTATCCGTACGGCCACCGGGACGCAGAGCCCCGTGGCACAGCCGGCTCGGACGCCCGCGCCTTCCGTACCGCGGCCCGCGGACGGGGCGGAGGGCGGTCCGGCGGCCGCCGCGCCGGATTCCGGCGAGATGCTGGGCCGGCTCGACGCGCTGGTGGGCCTGGACAGCGTCAAACGCGAGGTGCGGGCGCTCACCGACATGATCGAGGTGGGCCGGCGGCGGCAGCTGGCGGGCCTGAAGGCCGCCTCGGTGCGCCGGCACCTGGTCTTCACCGGCTCCCCCGGCACCGGCAAGACCACGGTCGCCCGGCTGTACGGGGAGATCCTGGCCTCGCTCGGGGTGCTGGAGCGCGGGCACCTGGTCGAGGTGTCCCGGGTGGACCTGGTCGGCGAGCACATCGGCTCCACGGCGATCCGTACGCAGGAGGCCTTCGACCGGGCGCGCGGCGGGGTGCTGTTCATCGACGAGGCGTACGCGCTGGCGCCTGAGGACTCGGGACGGGACTTCGGGCGCGAGGCGATCGACACGCTGGTGAAGCTGATGGAGGACCACCGGGACGCGGTGGTCGTGATCGTCGCCGGGTACACGGCGGAGATGGAGCGCTTCCTGACGGTGAATCCGGGGGTGGCCTCGCGGTTCTCGCGGACCATCACCTTCGGCGACTACGGGCCGGGGGAACTGCTGCGGATCGTGGAACAGCAGGCGGAGGAGCACGAGTACCGGCTCGGGGACGGCACGTCGCAGGCGTTGCTGGCCTACTTCACGGAACTGCCCAAGGGCCCGGCCTTCGGCAACGGCCGTACGGCCCGCCAGACCTTCGAGTCGATGGTGGAGCGGCACGCGGGCCGGGTGGCCCAGCTCGCGGAGCCCAGTACGGACGAGCTCACCCTGCTGTTCCCGGCGGATCTGCCGGCACTGCCGGTCCAGCCCGCTCCTTGCTGA
- a CDS encoding Rv1733c family protein: protein MRTAMGVWRWRRNPLRRPTDLFEAWVAFAALVCVLVVAPAIGWVAGLQVDGTLQQAAHEQRQERHLVPAVVLRPAPESAAATGAGASASASADTSAQRTAPHRTQIVASWTAPDGSSHQGTVPAAEEPPRPGERFRIWTDARGRLVGQPLDPSAAVFHAGMAGLAAAICVATLVETVRRLVVRRLMHRRYIRLDRAWAAAGPDWGRAGAGS from the coding sequence GTGCGGACAGCAATGGGTGTGTGGCGTTGGCGGCGCAATCCGCTGCGCCGCCCGACCGATCTTTTCGAGGCGTGGGTGGCGTTCGCCGCGCTGGTGTGTGTCCTGGTGGTGGCCCCGGCCATCGGCTGGGTCGCGGGCCTGCAGGTGGACGGTACCCTTCAGCAGGCCGCGCACGAGCAGCGGCAGGAGCGTCATCTCGTCCCGGCGGTGGTCCTGCGGCCCGCCCCGGAGTCGGCGGCGGCCACGGGCGCGGGCGCTTCGGCGAGCGCCTCGGCCGACACGTCGGCACAGCGGACGGCCCCGCACCGGACGCAGATCGTGGCCTCGTGGACCGCGCCGGACGGCAGCAGCCATCAGGGCACGGTGCCGGCCGCGGAGGAACCGCCGCGGCCCGGCGAGCGGTTCCGGATCTGGACCGACGCGCGCGGCCGGCTGGTGGGGCAGCCGCTCGACCCGTCCGCGGCCGTGTTCCACGCGGGGATGGCGGGGCTGGCCGCCGCGATCTGCGTGGCCACACTGGTGGAGACGGTCCGGCGGCTGGTCGTACGGCGGCTCATGCATCGGCGGTACATACGTCTGGACCGGGCCTGGGCGGCGGCAGGACCGGACTGGGGCCGAGCGGGCGCGGGCAGTTGA
- a CDS encoding MOSC domain-containing protein, with protein MSNLHVQALHIHPVKSVAGTAPDEVAVEPWGLSGDRRWALIDPEGTVITQRRHPRLALATARPTGGGRIAVTAPGMAELSVEVPEPGPLEPAMLFGKKVETVAAATTAADWFSAYLGEPVRLVHMDDPAVRRPVDPDYALPGETVSLADGYPLLITTLASLDALNSLIAQGDHPEEGPLPMNRFRPNVVVSGAEAWAEDGWLRIAIGDAVFRGARECGRCVVTTTDQETAQRGKEPLKTLARHRRIGKSLAFGRLLVPVRLGTVRVGDEVRVLA; from the coding sequence ATGTCGAACTTGCACGTCCAGGCGCTCCACATCCATCCCGTCAAATCGGTAGCGGGGACCGCTCCCGACGAGGTGGCCGTGGAGCCCTGGGGTCTGTCCGGGGACCGACGTTGGGCGCTGATCGATCCCGAGGGCACGGTCATCACCCAACGCCGCCATCCACGCCTCGCCCTGGCCACGGCCCGTCCCACGGGCGGCGGCCGGATCGCGGTGACGGCGCCGGGTATGGCGGAGCTGTCCGTGGAGGTGCCCGAGCCGGGTCCGCTGGAGCCGGCGATGCTGTTCGGGAAGAAGGTCGAGACCGTGGCCGCGGCGACCACCGCGGCCGACTGGTTCAGCGCGTACCTCGGGGAGCCGGTACGGCTGGTGCACATGGATGATCCGGCGGTACGCCGTCCCGTGGACCCGGACTACGCCCTGCCGGGCGAGACGGTGAGCCTCGCCGACGGCTATCCGCTGCTGATCACCACGCTCGCCTCGCTGGACGCGCTCAACTCGCTGATCGCACAGGGGGACCATCCTGAGGAAGGCCCCCTGCCGATGAACCGATTCCGCCCCAATGTGGTGGTTTCCGGCGCCGAGGCGTGGGCCGAGGACGGCTGGCTCCGCATCGCGATCGGCGATGCCGTCTTCCGCGGTGCGCGCGAATGCGGGCGGTGCGTCGTCACCACCACCGACCAGGAGACGGCGCAACGGGGCAAGGAACCGCTGAAGACCCTGGCCAGGCACCGGCGGATCGGCAAGTCGCTCGCGTTCGGGCGGCTCCTGGTACCGGTGCGGCTGGGTACGGTGCGCGTCGGCGACGAGGTTCGTGTCCTCGCGTGA